From a region of the Myroides sp. JBRI-B21084 genome:
- a CDS encoding SAM hydrolase/SAM-dependent halogenase family protein, translated as MSIITLTTDYGIKDHFVGAVKGKILTKIPKVQIIDISHSIDFYNIANASYVLYGAYKNFPEGTIHMVLVEAEMNDQKSFLLTKLNGHYFLTANNGTISLLADANDVLEIYDLHIPDFCANTVDLYNFIAESILKNTNLDTLGSKISYNDCELLVELRPNVADDENSIKAAVIYIDHYGNAVTNLTKQLFEKVRKNRKFIITAKRYRINRINEFYADFNTESKSLREYEGDMLFIFNDLDFLQMAIYKSDDENIGNPKSLLGVLYRDTVIIEFID; from the coding sequence ATGTCAATTATAACATTAACAACAGATTACGGTATAAAAGATCATTTTGTTGGGGCTGTTAAGGGTAAAATTTTAACTAAAATACCCAAGGTTCAAATTATTGATATTTCGCACAGCATTGATTTTTACAACATAGCCAATGCCAGTTATGTTTTGTATGGTGCCTATAAAAATTTTCCAGAAGGCACAATTCACATGGTACTTGTAGAGGCGGAAATGAATGACCAAAAATCGTTTTTACTTACTAAATTAAACGGGCATTATTTTTTAACGGCGAATAATGGAACCATTTCTTTATTGGCTGATGCAAATGATGTATTAGAAATTTATGATTTACATATACCTGATTTTTGTGCCAATACGGTTGATTTGTATAATTTTATTGCTGAAAGTATTTTAAAAAATACAAATTTAGATACTTTAGGTTCTAAAATTAGTTATAACGATTGTGAATTGTTGGTAGAATTACGCCCAAATGTTGCCGATGACGAAAATTCGATAAAAGCAGCTGTAATTTATATTGATCACTACGGAAATGCTGTTACCAACTTAACAAAACAATTGTTTGAAAAGGTTAGAAAGAATCGCAAATTTATTATTACTGCTAAAAGATATCGCATTAATAGAATTAATGAATTTTATGCCGATTTTAATACCGAAAGCAAATCGTTACGTGAATATGAAGGTGATATGTTGTTTATTTTTAACGATTTAGATTTTTTACAAATGGCTATTTACAAATCTGACGACGAAAATATTGGTAATCCTAAAAGTTTATTGGGTGTTTTGTACCGCGATACTGTAATTATTGAATTTATAGATTAA
- the gldF gene encoding gliding motility-associated ABC transporter permease subunit GldF codes for MKAILLREIKSFFGSLTGYLVIAVFLILNGIFLWIVDGQYNILQSGYNDLTPFFKLAPLVLLLLIPAITMKSISDERKQGTIELLVTKPLSLQQIVVGKFLGAFILVLIAILPTILYVVILNPYGLPAGNMDLGSTIGAYLGLLFLIAAYCSIGIFCSSLSENQIVAFITAVVICFVLYVGFEQLAELIQSFAIFIEKLGMSYHFKSISRGVIDTRDIIYFTTITVFFLMATVFNLKNIRK; via the coding sequence ATGAAAGCAATATTATTAAGAGAAATTAAATCGTTTTTTGGTTCATTAACTGGATATTTAGTTATTGCCGTATTTTTAATTTTAAATGGAATTTTCCTATGGATTGTAGACGGGCAATACAATATTTTACAAAGCGGATATAATGATTTAACTCCGTTTTTTAAATTAGCACCTTTGGTTTTGCTACTGCTTATACCTGCAATTACTATGAAAAGTATTTCAGACGAACGCAAACAAGGAACCATTGAACTTTTAGTAACCAAACCTTTAAGTTTGCAACAAATAGTTGTAGGCAAATTTTTGGGCGCTTTTATATTAGTACTTATTGCCATTTTGCCAACAATTTTATATGTGGTTATTTTAAATCCTTATGGTTTGCCTGCAGGTAATATGGATTTAGGAAGTACAATAGGGGCGTACTTAGGATTACTATTTTTAATTGCTGCTTATTGCAGTATTGGAATTTTTTGTTCATCGTTATCAGAAAATCAAATAGTAGCATTTATCACAGCAGTGGTAATTTGCTTTGTTTTGTATGTTGGATTTGAACAATTGGCAGAATTAATACAATCTTTTGCAATTTTTATTGAAAAATTAGGAATGAGCTACCATTTTAAAAGTATAAGTAGAGGTGTAATTGATACCCGCGATATTATTTATTTTACAACAATTACCGTTTTCTTTTTAATGGCAACAGTGTTTAACCTTAAAAACATTCGTAAATAA
- the ytxJ gene encoding bacillithiol system redox-active protein YtxJ, whose protein sequence is MNWNELTHIDQIDKIINESWKKPVLIFKHSTRCIISKMALKNFESDFSLQDVMDVYYLDLIAYRNISNEIAEVFTVEHQSPQILLIKDGVAVYAASHESIDANVLLHRL, encoded by the coding sequence ATGAATTGGAACGAATTAACACATATTGATCAAATTGATAAGATAATTAATGAATCTTGGAAAAAACCAGTTTTAATTTTTAAACACAGTACGCGCTGTATCATTAGTAAAATGGCATTAAAGAATTTTGAAAGTGATTTTTCATTGCAAGATGTGATGGATGTTTATTATTTGGATTTAATTGCTTACAGAAACATCTCTAATGAGATTGCTGAAGTATTTACAGTGGAGCATCAATCGCCACAAATTTTGTTGATTAAAGATGGTGTTGCAGTTTATGCAGCATCGCACGAAAGTATTGATGCGAATGTTTTACTTCATCGTTTATAA
- the clpB gene encoding ATP-dependent chaperone ClpB: MNLNNFTIKSQEVLQQAQVLVQTFGQQQIENEHLLKAILEVDENVTPFILKKVGVNIEQLKLQNDQIINAFPKVSGAQISLSRSAASTLNDAQAIAKKLNDEYVSIEHLFLAIFKSNSKVASFLKSSGTTEKQIEAAINELRKGERVTSASAEETYNSLNKYAKNLNQLANDGKLDPVIGRDEEIRRVLQILTRRSKNNPMLIGEPGVGKTAIAEGLAHRIVQGDVPENLKDKIVFSLDMGALIAGAKYKGEFEERLKSVVKEVTSSEGNIILFIDEIHTLVGAGGGEGAMDAANILKPALARGELRAIGATTLDEYQKYFEKDKALERRFQKVIIEEPDTESAISILRGIKEKYETHHKVRIKDEAIIGAVELSQRYISNRFLPDKAIDLMDEAASKIRMEINSKPEELDVLDRKIMQLEIEIEAIKRENDETKLKALGIDLANLKEERNQIFSKWKSEKDVVDNIQNAKLEIEEFKLEAERAERNGDYGKVAEIRYGKIQEAENKLAAFQKLLDENQKEHSLIKEEVTYEDIAEVVAKWTGVPVTKMLQTDREKLLNLENELHKRVVGQEEAIEAISDAVRRSRSGLQDPKKPIGSFLFLGTTGVGKTELAKALAEYLFDDENAMTRIDMSEYSERHSVSRLVGAPPGYIGYDEGGQLTEAVRRRPYSVILLDEIEKAHPDTFNILLQVLDEGRLTDNKGRLADFKNTIIIMTSNMGSYIIQEQFENNPSEIAAENAKTEVLNQLKVMVRPEFLNRIDEIIMFTPLSLSNIEQIVTIQLKGVFKMLAQQHITMDATPEAVKYLANKGFDAHFGARPVKRVIQREVLNQLSKEILSGKIKTDSIILLDSFEDHLVFRNQD, translated from the coding sequence ATGAACTTGAATAATTTTACAATAAAATCGCAAGAAGTATTGCAACAAGCTCAGGTTTTAGTGCAAACTTTTGGGCAACAACAAATTGAAAACGAACACCTTTTAAAAGCAATTTTAGAGGTTGATGAAAACGTTACACCTTTTATCTTAAAAAAAGTAGGAGTAAATATTGAACAATTAAAATTGCAAAATGATCAAATTATAAATGCTTTTCCAAAAGTTTCAGGTGCACAAATTAGCTTATCACGTTCGGCTGCAAGTACTTTAAATGATGCGCAAGCCATTGCAAAAAAATTGAACGATGAATACGTATCTATCGAGCATTTATTTTTAGCAATATTTAAATCGAACAGTAAAGTTGCATCGTTTTTAAAATCAAGCGGAACCACTGAAAAACAAATTGAAGCTGCAATTAACGAATTGCGCAAAGGTGAAAGAGTTACGTCAGCTTCGGCCGAGGAAACTTACAATTCGTTAAACAAATATGCCAAAAATTTAAATCAGTTAGCTAACGATGGAAAATTAGACCCTGTAATTGGTCGTGACGAAGAAATTCGTAGGGTATTGCAAATTTTAACCCGCAGATCTAAAAACAACCCTATGTTAATAGGTGAACCTGGAGTTGGTAAAACTGCAATTGCCGAAGGCTTAGCTCATAGAATTGTTCAGGGTGATGTTCCTGAAAACCTTAAAGATAAAATTGTGTTTTCCTTAGATATGGGTGCCTTAATTGCTGGAGCAAAATATAAAGGTGAATTTGAAGAGCGTTTAAAATCGGTAGTAAAAGAAGTAACTTCATCTGAAGGGAATATCATACTTTTTATAGATGAAATTCACACACTTGTAGGTGCTGGTGGTGGTGAAGGTGCTATGGATGCTGCTAATATTTTAAAACCTGCTTTGGCTCGTGGAGAATTAAGAGCAATCGGAGCTACAACTTTAGACGAATATCAAAAATATTTTGAAAAAGATAAGGCTTTAGAGCGTCGCTTTCAAAAAGTTATTATTGAAGAACCCGATACCGAAAGCGCCATTTCAATTCTTCGTGGAATTAAAGAAAAATACGAAACCCACCATAAAGTACGTATTAAAGACGAAGCAATTATTGGTGCTGTAGAACTTTCGCAACGCTATATTTCTAACAGATTTTTACCAGATAAAGCGATTGATTTAATGGATGAAGCCGCTTCTAAAATTAGAATGGAAATCAATTCAAAACCTGAAGAACTTGATGTTTTAGACAGAAAAATAATGCAGCTTGAAATTGAAATTGAAGCCATTAAACGCGAAAACGACGAAACCAAATTAAAAGCCTTAGGTATTGATTTAGCTAATTTAAAAGAAGAACGCAACCAAATTTTTAGTAAATGGAAATCGGAAAAAGATGTTGTTGATAACATTCAAAATGCGAAACTAGAAATTGAAGAATTTAAACTTGAAGCCGAACGTGCCGAACGTAACGGTGATTACGGAAAAGTTGCAGAAATACGTTATGGAAAAATTCAAGAAGCCGAAAACAAATTAGCTGCATTTCAAAAACTATTAGATGAAAATCAAAAAGAACACTCTTTAATTAAAGAAGAAGTTACTTATGAAGATATTGCAGAGGTAGTTGCTAAATGGACAGGCGTACCTGTTACAAAAATGCTTCAAACCGATCGCGAAAAACTATTGAATTTAGAAAACGAATTACACAAACGTGTTGTTGGCCAAGAAGAAGCTATCGAAGCAATATCAGACGCTGTTCGTCGCAGCCGTTCGGGTTTACAAGATCCAAAAAAACCAATTGGTTCGTTCTTATTTTTAGGAACAACAGGTGTTGGAAAAACCGAATTAGCTAAAGCATTAGCCGAATATCTATTTGATGATGAAAACGCCATGACACGAATTGATATGAGCGAATATTCAGAGCGTCACAGCGTAAGTCGTTTGGTAGGTGCGCCTCCAGGTTATATAGGTTATGACGAAGGTGGACAACTAACCGAGGCTGTTCGCAGACGTCCATATTCGGTAATTTTATTAGATGAAATTGAAAAAGCGCATCCTGATACTTTTAACATATTATTACAGGTTTTAGACGAAGGTAGATTAACAGATAATAAAGGTAGGTTAGCTGATTTTAAAAATACCATTATTATAATGACATCTAATATGGGGAGCTACATTATTCAAGAACAATTTGAAAACAACCCAAGTGAAATTGCTGCCGAAAATGCTAAAACCGAAGTATTAAATCAATTAAAAGTCATGGTTCGCCCAGAATTTTTAAATCGAATCGATGAAATTATTATGTTCACACCACTTTCACTAAGTAATATTGAACAAATAGTTACCATACAATTAAAAGGAGTGTTTAAAATGTTAGCGCAACAACATATAACTATGGACGCAACACCCGAAGCTGTAAAATATTTAGCCAATAAAGGTTTTGATGCACATTTTGGTGCACGTCCTGTAAAAAGAGTTATACAACGCGAAGTATTAAATCAATTATCAAAAGAAATTCTTTCGGGAAAAATTAAAACCGATAGCATTATACTTTTAGATAGTTTTGAAGATCATTTAGTTTTTAGAAATCAAGACTAA
- a CDS encoding PhoH family protein has protein sequence MNERIIELDHITPKDFWGPQDIHLETIKKLYPKLKIVARGTVVKIFGEAEILDQFESRFERILKYYDKYNQLNENIIERLIMDDLPQRMDKSDEILVHGLGGKLIKATTPNQQKLVDLVFKNDMVFAIGPAGTGKTYTGVALAVKALKEKQVKRIILTRPAVEAGENLGFLPGDMKEKLDPYMQPLYDALRDMLPPTTLEDYLLKGIIQIAPLAFMRGRTLDNAFVILDEAQNTTHSQMKMFLTRMGKNAKFIITGDPGQVDLPRKVTSGLREALRILEGVEGIGFVFLDDKDIVRHRLVKKIVEAYKKVETANEFASHQNYYQSNQNTENPTS, from the coding sequence TTGAACGAAAGAATAATAGAATTAGACCACATAACGCCTAAAGATTTTTGGGGCCCGCAAGATATACATTTAGAGACCATTAAAAAATTATATCCCAAACTAAAAATTGTTGCTAGAGGAACCGTTGTGAAAATTTTTGGCGAAGCTGAAATTTTAGATCAGTTTGAATCGCGTTTTGAACGTATTTTAAAGTATTACGATAAATACAACCAATTAAACGAAAACATAATTGAACGCTTAATTATGGATGATTTGCCACAAAGAATGGATAAATCAGACGAAATTTTGGTGCATGGTTTAGGCGGAAAATTAATAAAAGCAACCACACCTAACCAACAAAAATTAGTAGATTTAGTTTTTAAAAACGATATGGTTTTTGCTATTGGCCCTGCCGGAACTGGTAAAACCTATACAGGCGTTGCTTTGGCAGTAAAAGCGTTAAAAGAAAAACAAGTAAAACGCATTATTTTAACGCGACCTGCTGTTGAAGCTGGTGAAAATTTAGGTTTTTTACCGGGTGATATGAAGGAAAAGCTAGACCCGTACATGCAACCTTTATACGATGCCTTGCGCGATATGTTGCCCCCTACCACTTTAGAAGATTATTTGCTGAAAGGTATCATACAAATTGCTCCTTTAGCTTTTATGCGTGGCCGTACGTTAGATAACGCTTTTGTAATTTTAGACGAAGCCCAAAATACCACCCACAGCCAAATGAAAATGTTTTTAACACGTATGGGAAAAAATGCCAAATTTATCATCACGGGTGATCCTGGACAGGTTGATTTACCAAGAAAAGTAACATCGGGGCTACGTGAAGCCTTGCGTATTTTAGAAGGTGTTGAAGGTATTGGTTTTGTGTTTTTAGACGATAAAGACATTGTGCGCCACCGTTTGGTTAAGAAAATTGTGGAAGCCTACAAAAAGGTTGAAACAGCAAACGAATTTGCATCACATCAAAATTATTATCAAAGCAATCAAAATACAGAAAATCCGACGAGTTAG
- a CDS encoding GNAT family N-acetyltransferase — protein sequence MEFKNNKLLRQFECKCGDNHIIIEYSIQERKLFLTKLNPNGCQDEAVISNFIKSILDLAEEKRLRIVPVNSNIVTFFKKNPSYRELLAAGIKI from the coding sequence ATGGAATTTAAAAACAATAAATTGTTAAGGCAATTTGAGTGTAAATGTGGGGACAATCATATTATTATTGAATATTCAATTCAAGAACGTAAATTATTTTTAACCAAATTAAACCCTAATGGTTGCCAAGACGAAGCAGTAATTAGTAATTTTATTAAAAGTATTTTAGATTTGGCCGAAGAAAAGCGTTTACGTATTGTACCGGTTAATTCAAACATAGTAACTTTTTTTAAAAAGAATCCAAGTTACCGCGAATTATTAGCAGCAGGTATTAAAATTTAA
- a CDS encoding porin has product MKIFKALLLAVITCNQINAQETKSTEVVQEQPKKNKEWFNSISVRGYVQVRYNRLLETNPDLGCEQCDKSWGDNGGFFLRRARVVFSGQVYKNVYFYLQPDFATSASSTSLHFGQIRDAYFDIGFDSKNEYRLRVGQSKIPYGFENLQSSSNRLPLDRNDGINSAFANERDLGAFFMWAPERIRKVYSSVVKNNYKGSGDYGVFAFGAFNGQTANKPELNNNLHVVARVSYPFEIGDQLIEPGIQAYSGRWAMPSSSVNSGVTTTHDGNYTDQRAAASVIVYPKPFGFQAEYNIGKGPEFNKETNTIETKSLEGGYAMMSYRIQHNDQYIFPFARYQYYNGGKKHETDARSYKVNDVELGVEWQINKHLEVVAMYTISDRKYEDFKLRDNHQKGNLLRLQAQVNF; this is encoded by the coding sequence ATGAAAATTTTTAAAGCTTTATTACTAGCTGTAATTACATGCAACCAAATTAATGCACAAGAAACCAAAAGTACCGAAGTTGTTCAAGAACAACCTAAGAAAAACAAAGAATGGTTTAACTCAATAAGCGTTCGCGGATATGTGCAGGTGCGTTACAACAGATTATTAGAAACTAATCCTGATTTAGGTTGTGAGCAATGTGATAAATCTTGGGGAGATAATGGCGGCTTTTTCTTACGCCGTGCACGTGTTGTTTTTTCAGGACAAGTTTATAAAAACGTATATTTTTACCTTCAGCCCGATTTCGCAACTTCGGCAAGTAGCACAAGCTTACATTTTGGTCAAATAAGAGATGCTTACTTTGATATAGGTTTTGATAGCAAAAACGAATATAGATTACGTGTTGGTCAAAGTAAAATACCTTATGGTTTTGAAAACTTACAATCAAGTTCAAACCGTTTACCTTTAGATCGTAACGATGGTATCAACAGTGCATTTGCAAATGAACGTGATTTAGGTGCATTCTTTATGTGGGCACCAGAACGTATTCGCAAAGTATATTCAAGTGTTGTTAAAAACAACTACAAAGGATCAGGTGATTATGGTGTTTTTGCATTTGGTGCTTTTAATGGACAAACTGCTAATAAACCTGAATTAAACAATAATTTACACGTTGTAGCTCGTGTTTCATATCCTTTTGAAATTGGCGATCAATTAATAGAACCAGGAATCCAAGCATATTCAGGTCGTTGGGCTATGCCTTCATCAAGTGTAAACAGTGGCGTTACAACAACACACGATGGAAATTACACAGATCAACGTGCAGCTGCATCGGTAATTGTTTATCCTAAACCATTTGGTTTTCAAGCAGAATACAACATTGGTAAAGGTCCTGAATTCAATAAAGAAACCAACACCATTGAAACTAAAAGTTTAGAAGGTGGTTACGCTATGATGTCGTACAGAATTCAACATAACGATCAATACATATTTCCATTTGCTCGCTACCAATACTATAACGGTGGTAAAAAACACGAAACCGACGCAAGAAGCTATAAAGTTAACGATGTTGAGTTAGGTGTTGAATGGCAAATAAACAAACATTTAGAAGTAGTTGCTATGTACACAATATCTGATCGTAAATACGAAGATTTTAAATTACGTGACAACCATCAAAAAGGAAACTTATTAAGATTACAAGCACAAGTAAATTTCTAA
- a CDS encoding tetratricopeptide repeat protein: MKKIYYVLMFVSSIAISQNQTEADLIVEQGIELYNNGSYDEAILKYNEALQVDKNNAYALAEKAMTLLPLKKYDEAIEICEQVLKLYPQNNNATVYVTYGNALDLKGDSKFALKIYDKGIKKYPEYYSLYYNQGITYFNVKQPDKAKEAFQLATKLNPNHASSFNALGILDSNNRIPAILALSRYLIIDNRTSRATKNFELLSKLMVQGVTQNSTNSISISIDENSLNNKKGVENNFSSLDLMLSMSGALNLSDENKNKNEIEKFTDSFKILCQGLKQMKKDNKGYYWEFLAPYFIEMYEKNLIEPFVNSMYLSVNNNHALKYKEENLGTLEQFYFWSKNYNWQ; encoded by the coding sequence ATGAAAAAAATTTATTATGTATTAATGTTTGTTTCTTCAATAGCCATTTCGCAGAATCAAACCGAAGCCGATTTAATAGTAGAACAAGGTATTGAGTTATATAATAATGGATCTTACGATGAAGCCATTTTAAAATATAATGAAGCTTTGCAGGTAGATAAAAATAACGCATATGCACTTGCCGAAAAAGCAATGACTTTATTACCATTAAAAAAATACGACGAAGCTATTGAAATTTGCGAGCAAGTTTTAAAATTATACCCGCAAAATAATAATGCTACAGTTTATGTAACTTATGGAAATGCTTTAGATTTAAAAGGCGATTCTAAATTTGCTTTAAAAATTTACGATAAGGGAATAAAAAAATATCCAGAATATTACAGTTTATACTATAATCAAGGAATTACCTATTTTAATGTTAAGCAACCTGATAAGGCAAAAGAAGCGTTTCAATTGGCAACAAAATTAAACCCAAATCATGCTAGTTCGTTTAATGCATTAGGTATTTTAGATTCAAATAATAGAATTCCTGCAATTTTAGCATTAAGTAGGTATTTAATTATTGATAATAGAACATCAAGAGCTACAAAAAATTTTGAATTACTTTCTAAATTAATGGTGCAAGGTGTTACACAAAATAGTACAAATTCAATTTCTATTTCAATTGACGAAAATAGTTTGAATAATAAGAAAGGTGTTGAAAACAATTTTTCATCATTAGATTTAATGCTTTCAATGTCTGGTGCTTTAAACTTAAGCGATGAAAACAAAAATAAAAACGAAATTGAAAAATTTACAGATAGTTTTAAAATTCTTTGTCAAGGATTAAAACAAATGAAAAAAGATAATAAAGGTTATTATTGGGAGTTTTTAGCTCCGTATTTTATCGAAATGTATGAAAAAAATTTAATTGAGCCTTTTGTTAATAGTATGTATCTTTCGGTAAATAATAATCACGCTTTAAAATATAAAGAAGAAAACTTAGGAACATTAGAACAATTTTATTTTTGGTCTAAAAATTACAATTGGCAATAG
- a CDS encoding ATP-dependent Clp protease adaptor ClpS, with product MSTKEQVLEEVKIEELLISENVIVLFNDDVNTFDHVIDTLVEICDHEPLQAEQCALIVHHNGKCDVKTGPFKDLEPMCTALLNAGLSAEIH from the coding sequence ATGAGTACTAAAGAACAGGTTTTAGAAGAAGTTAAAATAGAAGAATTATTAATCTCTGAAAATGTAATTGTTCTTTTTAACGATGATGTAAACACTTTTGACCACGTAATTGACACACTTGTAGAAATTTGCGATCACGAACCTTTACAAGCAGAACAATGTGCATTAATAGTGCATCACAACGGAAAATGCGATGTTAAAACAGGCCCTTTTAAAGATTTAGAACCAATGTGCACCGCGTTATTAAACGCTGGTTTAAGTGCAGAAATACATTAA
- the prmA gene encoding 50S ribosomal protein L11 methyltransferase: MLNNYTAYHFTISPKEPGAEILLAELGELAFDSFVETEEGLSAYIQTNNNTADLLNDIYILNNPEFEVSYVTEEIEQVNWNEEWEKNFEPINVDDLCYVRAPFHETKKVPYEIVIEPKMSFGTGHHETTFMMLKHILNLDVTNMNVLDMGCGTAILAILALMKGAKHADAIDIDNWCYLNSIENAERNNIKNITVYEGDAALLSNKTAAYDLVIANINRNILLNDMQAYAGTLKANGIILFSGFYVEDIPAIEAAANQHGMHLQGQLTKNNWASLKFIKK; this comes from the coding sequence ATGTTGAATAATTATACAGCCTATCATTTTACCATTTCGCCAAAAGAACCAGGTGCCGAAATTTTATTAGCTGAACTTGGTGAATTAGCATTTGATAGTTTTGTTGAAACTGAAGAAGGCTTATCGGCTTACATTCAAACAAATAACAATACTGCCGATTTACTTAACGATATATACATTTTAAATAATCCTGAATTTGAAGTAAGCTACGTTACAGAAGAAATTGAACAGGTAAATTGGAACGAAGAATGGGAAAAAAACTTTGAACCTATAAATGTAGATGATTTATGTTACGTACGCGCACCGTTTCACGAAACTAAAAAAGTGCCTTACGAAATTGTTATTGAACCTAAAATGAGTTTTGGAACCGGACATCACGAAACTACTTTTATGATGCTAAAACATATTTTAAACCTTGATGTAACCAACATGAATGTTTTAGATATGGGTTGCGGAACAGCTATTTTAGCAATTTTAGCTTTAATGAAAGGTGCAAAACACGCCGATGCAATTGATATTGACAACTGGTGCTATTTAAACTCAATTGAAAATGCAGAACGAAACAACATTAAAAACATTACGGTTTATGAAGGCGATGCAGCGCTTTTAAGCAATAAAACGGCTGCTTATGATTTAGTTATTGCTAATATTAACAGAAACATTTTGTTAAACGATATGCAAGCTTACGCAGGCACATTAAAAGCAAACGGTATCATTTTATTTAGTGGTTTTTATGTAGAAGACATTCCAGCAATTGAAGCTGCTGCAAACCAACACGGTATGCATTTGCAAGGTCAACTAACTAAAAACAATTGGGCTTCGTTAAAATTTATAAAAAAATAA
- a CDS encoding putative signal transducing protein, which yields MDHIEIFAGSAIMAMAVKNTLEENNIGYVERNDIESAITAGFGSADKAVHIFVLEEDEEKARYALADKNFDDLDEVGDLINNPE from the coding sequence ATGGATCATATTGAAATTTTTGCAGGAAGCGCTATTATGGCAATGGCAGTTAAAAACACTTTAGAAGAAAATAATATTGGTTATGTTGAACGCAACGATATTGAATCGGCAATAACAGCAGGTTTTGGGTCGGCAGATAAAGCAGTGCATATTTTTGTTTTAGAAGAAGATGAAGAAAAAGCACGTTACGCCCTAGCCGATAAAAACTTTGACGACTTAGACGAAGTTGGCGATTTAATAAACAACCCAGAATAA
- a CDS encoding putative quinol monooxygenase produces MFVRIVKMSFHEEKIPEFFEHFHTVKHLIRNFPGNNFLEVYQDKNNPSIIFTYSVWNHESDLENYRNSELFKSVWKFTKQFFKDKPEAWSVDKLVSLP; encoded by the coding sequence ATGTTTGTACGTATAGTTAAAATGAGTTTTCATGAAGAGAAAATTCCTGAATTTTTTGAACATTTTCACACAGTGAAGCATTTAATTCGCAATTTTCCTGGGAACAATTTTTTAGAAGTATATCAAGATAAAAATAACCCAAGTATTATTTTTACCTATTCGGTTTGGAACCATGAATCTGATTTGGAAAATTATCGCAATTCAGAACTTTTTAAGAGTGTTTGGAAATTTACAAAACAGTTCTTTAAAGATAAACCCGAAGCATGGAGTGTAGATAAATTAGTTAGTTTACCGTAA